A window of the Tunturibacter empetritectus genome harbors these coding sequences:
- a CDS encoding glucose 1-dehydrogenase, which translates to MSKLKGKVAVVTGASKGIGAAIAKSLAAEGASVVVNYASSKSGADTVVSAITAAGGKAVAVGGDVSKAAEAQGIIDAAIKNYGRLDILVNNSGVYEFSPLEAVTEEQFHKIFNINVLGVLLTTQAAVKHLGEGASVINIGSGVSSLTPPNSSVYTATKGALDAITGVLAKELGPRKIRVNSVNPGIVDTEGTQSAGFIGSDFEKALVAQTPLGRAGRVDDIASVVTFFASDDAKWITGERVITGGGLR; encoded by the coding sequence ATGAGCAAGCTAAAGGGTAAAGTCGCAGTCGTCACCGGCGCATCCAAGGGTATCGGAGCCGCCATTGCCAAGTCGCTCGCCGCCGAAGGGGCATCAGTCGTCGTCAACTACGCCTCCAGCAAGTCTGGCGCAGACACCGTCGTCTCCGCCATCACCGCAGCCGGAGGCAAAGCCGTCGCCGTAGGTGGTGACGTCTCGAAGGCTGCGGAAGCGCAGGGCATCATCGACGCAGCCATCAAAAACTACGGACGCCTCGACATCCTCGTCAATAACTCCGGGGTGTACGAGTTCTCCCCTCTCGAAGCCGTAACAGAAGAGCAGTTCCACAAGATCTTCAACATCAACGTCCTCGGCGTTCTCCTTACCACGCAGGCTGCGGTCAAACATCTCGGCGAAGGGGCCAGCGTCATCAACATCGGCTCAGGCGTCAGCAGCCTCACTCCTCCAAACAGTTCTGTCTACACCGCCACCAAGGGCGCTCTCGACGCCATCACCGGCGTCCTCGCAAAGGAGCTTGGTCCGCGTAAGATCCGCGTCAACTCCGTCAATCCTGGCATCGTCGATACTGAAGGCACACAATCTGCAGGCTTCATCGGATCCGACTTCGAGAAGGCTCTCGTAGCGCAGACCCCTCTCGGCCGCGCAGGCCGCGTCGACGACATCGCCTCCGTTGTCACCTTCTTTGCATCCGACGACGCAAAGTGGATCACCGGCGAGCGCGTCATCACCGGTGGCGGTCTCCGCTAA
- a CDS encoding DinB family protein, with protein sequence MNPEASLIDSALRSWKANVDRTTKLFSALTEEQLLEQVAPGKNRLIYLWGHLAASSDALLPLLGLGQRLHPELDFIFIANPDGHSQNLPSGADLKRIWNEVNDALWTAFSNLSGSDWAQRHTAISQEDFKLEPHRNRFTILLSRTAHLAYHFGQAKLAPQR encoded by the coding sequence ATGAACCCAGAAGCTTCGCTCATCGACTCAGCGCTCCGCAGCTGGAAGGCAAACGTTGACCGCACAACAAAGCTCTTCAGCGCTCTAACGGAGGAACAGCTTCTCGAGCAGGTCGCCCCGGGAAAGAACAGGCTTATCTATCTCTGGGGCCATTTAGCAGCCAGCAGCGATGCACTTCTACCCTTGTTGGGATTGGGCCAGAGATTACATCCGGAGCTCGATTTCATCTTCATCGCCAATCCCGACGGGCACTCACAGAATCTGCCTTCGGGAGCAGACCTGAAGCGAATCTGGAATGAAGTCAACGATGCCCTTTGGACCGCCTTCTCGAACCTGTCAGGCTCGGACTGGGCACAGAGACACACCGCCATCTCCCAGGAAGACTTCAAGCTCGAGCCTCATCGCAACCGCTTCACCATTTTACTCAGCAGAACCGCACACCTCGCCTACCACTTCGGTCAAGCAAAGCTCGCACCGCAAAGATAA
- a CDS encoding SDR family NAD(P)-dependent oxidoreductase encodes MGKLEGKVAVITAATSGMALATAKLFVKEGAYVFITGRRQDKLDEAVKAIGKNVTGVQGDAANLADLDRLYETVKKEKGKIDVLFASAGQGEFAKIGEVTEEHFDKTFDLNVRGTLFTVQKALPLFNDGGSIFMNGSIASIKGFPAFGVYSASKAAVRSFARTWLNDLKDRKIRVNVLSPGTIDTPILDPLGPDAKEYFKTLIPRGEIGRPEEIATVALFLASDDSSFVNGIELFVDGGTAQI; translated from the coding sequence ATGGGCAAACTCGAAGGAAAAGTAGCCGTCATTACAGCAGCGACGTCTGGCATGGCACTCGCTACCGCTAAACTCTTCGTAAAAGAAGGCGCCTACGTCTTCATCACCGGTCGCCGTCAGGACAAGCTGGATGAAGCCGTCAAGGCAATCGGCAAAAATGTGACAGGAGTCCAGGGCGATGCCGCAAACCTCGCAGACCTCGATCGTCTCTACGAGACCGTAAAAAAAGAAAAAGGAAAGATCGACGTCCTTTTCGCCAGTGCGGGCCAGGGCGAGTTTGCCAAGATCGGCGAAGTCACCGAAGAACACTTCGACAAAACATTCGACCTCAACGTACGCGGCACACTCTTCACCGTCCAGAAGGCTCTCCCGCTCTTCAACGACGGCGGCTCAATATTCATGAACGGCTCCATCGCCAGCATCAAAGGCTTCCCTGCTTTCGGCGTCTACAGCGCCAGCAAAGCCGCGGTGCGATCCTTCGCGCGCACCTGGCTTAATGACCTCAAAGATCGCAAAATCCGCGTCAACGTGCTCAGTCCGGGCACGATCGATACCCCAATCCTCGACCCCCTCGGACCAGACGCCAAGGAGTACTTCAAGACGCTCATCCCTCGTGGCGAAATCGGTCGTCCTGAGGAGATCGCAACCGTTGCGCTCTTTCTCGCCTCCGACGATTCCAGTTTCGTCAACGGCATCGAGCTCTTCGTCGATGGCGGAACAGCACAGATCTAA